The proteins below come from a single Xyrauchen texanus isolate HMW12.3.18 chromosome 1, RBS_HiC_50CHRs, whole genome shotgun sequence genomic window:
- the snapc2 gene encoding snRNA-activating protein complex subunit 2 translates to MKPPSRRRIEPSRFQLKATEPKQTVSVRSFCKGWNRKDQQIFLHGLKQQLNFESELDLTELQKRVPQHSLQEIEDLIKSLKSRVVQRVYLQVQNQRREERRAKVPIESWAELVQNISGSHEKTITSAFSQMLEIAATEPCSLMHSDPPHSITIQTAAYASVHPVLIRPKPNAQPWSSLLSTSPEVTVLPSQNPKTSSQPSGSGISPNISSSTILDSSDTSFNAVDHTIKFQLDNASSSSLLEANASKTPIPKSSHLTKSPSQLESEQKLTEFSLVSTGPVSPSASLPSKTHSPAQLELSDQDCLHRPRVLKCIVNFDKIYRFINDIDYKTCNSALTSMESAVLLDMLMCLPEELPLLDCKELQHHLLQLHAQLSKPVIMPPSSSSINRTCFSHANIVDSTALTKQHRTATGACCPSEDQTSQSSVTEKAIDKEDWASAGICPLNPLLVPVTLLKRQSLEFKK, encoded by the exons ATGAAACCTCCATCTCGTCGCCGTATTGAACCATCACGCTTTCAACTAAAGGCTACTGAACCAAAACAGACTGTGAGCGTCAGATCTTTCTGCAAAGGATGGAATCGCAAAGATCAACAGATCTTTTTGCATGGTTTGAAGCAGCAGCTGAATTTTGAATCTGAACTAGATTTGACTGAGCTTCAAAAAAGAGTGCCCCAACATTCTCTCCAAGAG ATTGAGGACTTGATAAAATCATTGAAGTCCCGCGTGGTGCAGAGGGTGTATCTGCAGGTCCAGAATCAGAGGAGAGAGGAGCGCAGGGCTAAAGTTCCAATTGAATCCTGGGCAGAGCTGGTACAGAACATCTCAGGATCCCATGAAAAGACAATTACGTCTGCCTTTTCCCAG ATGCTAGAAATTGCTGCCACAGAGCCCTGCAGCCTGATGCACTCGGATCCTCCACACTCTATCACTATCCAAACAGCTGCTTACGCCAGTGTTCACCCTGTTCTCATCAGGCCAAAGCCTAATGCACAACCTTGGTCTTCCCTCCTTTCTACCAGTCCTGAAGTCACAGTCTTGCCTAGTCAGAACCCTAAAACTTCCTCACAGCCTTCCGGTTCAGGAATAAGCCCAAATATCAGTTCTTCAACCATATTAGACTCTTCTGACACTAGTTTCAATGCTGTTGATCATACTATCAAATTCCAGCTTGATAATGCATCAAGCAGTTCACTTTTAGAGGCTAACGCATCTAAAACACCCATACCAAAATCCTCACATTTGACAAAAAGCCCAAGTCAGCTGGAGTCTGAGCAAAAGCTAACAGAATTCAGTCTGGTTTCCACTGGTCCAGTATCACCATCGGCCTCCTTACCATCAAAAACGCACAGTCCAGCTCAGTTGGAACTGTCAGATCAAGATTGTCTACACAGACCCAGAGTGCTGAAGTGTATTGTCAATTTTGACAAGATTTATCGATTTATAAATGACATTGATTATAAAACATGCAATTCAGCCCTTACTTCAATGG AGAGTGCTGTGCTTTTGGATATGCTGATGTGTTTGCCTGAGGAGCTCCCTTTATTGGACTGCAAGGAACTTCAACATCACCTGCTTCAGTTACACGCACAACTCTCCAAACCTGTGATAATGCCACCATCCTCTTCCAGCATTAACAGGACATGCTTCTCTCATGCTAATATAGTAGATTCTACTGCATTAACAAAACAACATAGGACGGCTACTGGAGCCTGTTGTCCCTCTGAAGATCAAACCAGTCAGTCATCGGTCACGGAAAAAGCAATAGACAAAGAAGACTGGGCTTCTGCTGGCATCTGTCCTCTAAATCCTTTGTTGGTTCCAGTCACATTGCTGAAAAGACAGTCCCTGGAGTTTAAGAAATGA